A stretch of Cucumis sativus cultivar 9930 chromosome 2, Cucumber_9930_V3, whole genome shotgun sequence DNA encodes these proteins:
- the LOC101204527 gene encoding probable folate-biopterin transporter 6 isoform X1 has translation MAKEPNSNLSTTTTTTTTNNNKLFSIMLQPFRWLKMLSTELHPSFIAGVILIYGLSHGFSGSYFKVVSDYYWKDVQKLQPSVVQIYIGIYTIPWVMKPIWGLLTDAFPVRGYLRRPYFVISGVVGATAAVGMAVKGGLGVLEALGLLIGISGAMAIADVTIDACIVRNSIEVQWLAQDLQSLCGACSSIGHLIGYSTSGFFVHLLGAQEALGILAIPPALVVLLGFFIHETPSPTLQYNGKSKGGSIKQVGVAIRDTCKAIKYPHVWRPSLFMFLCLSLSISTHEGQFYWYTDKKAGPAFSQESVGLIYAVGSAASLIGVLIYHKTLRDLKFRRILFFAQLFYGVAGFLDVIFVLRWNLALRIPDELFVVIEECVTRIVTRIRWTPMMVLNTRLCSVGIEGTFFALLACIDSLGTLCSKWSGGLVLHAFGVTRSDFRNLWLVVLLRTVLRFVVVGFVFLVPDANQTDILIPGDHTMVRKSSSEDGDNIPLVSMKSEGRD, from the exons ATGGCGAAAGAACCAAATTCCAATCTATCCACCActaccaccaccaccaccaccaacaacaacaaactCTTCTCAATCATGTTACAGCCATTCCGGTGGCTTAAAATGCTTTCAACGGAGCTACATCCAAGTTTCATCGCCGGAGTAATCCTCATCTACGGTCTAAGCCACGGCTTCTCCGGCTCTTATTTCAAAGTCGTTTCCGATTACTACTGGAAAGACGTACAAAAGCTACAACCCTCAGTAGTTCAGATCTACATCGGGATATACACGATTCCGTGGGTGATGAAACCAATTTGGGGGTTATTAACGGACGCGTTTCCAGTGAGAGGGTATTTGCGGCGGCCGTATTTCGTGATTTCGGGGGTGGTTGGAGCAACGGCGGCGGTTGGGATGGCAGTGAAAGGGGGATTGGGGGTTTTGGAAGCATTGGGGCTTTTGATTGGGATTTCAGGGGCGATGGCGATTGCGGATGTGACGATTGATGCTTGCATTGTGAGAAATAGCATTGAAGTTCAGTGGTTAGCCCAAGATTTGCAAAGCTTGTGTGGAGCTTGTTCTTCGATTGGGCATTTGATTGGATATTCAACTAGTGGATTTTTTGTTCATCTTCTTGGCGCTCAG GAAGCACTTGGAATCTTGGCAATTCCACCAGCCTTGGTAGTCTTGTTGGGGTTCTTCATACATGAGACACCATCCCCCACCCTTCAATATAATGGGAAGTCCAAG GGAGGAAGTATAAAGCAAGTGGGAGTGGCCATAAGAGACACGTGCAAAGCCATCAAATATCCACACGTGTGGAGGCCTTccctttttatgtttttatgcCTTTCTCTTAGCATAAGTACCCACGAGGGACAATTTTATTGGTACACAGACAAGAAAGCTGGACCTGCCTTTTCTCAG GAATCGGTAGGCCTAATTTACGCAGTCGGCTCAGCGGCGTCACTAATTGGAGTACTAATCTACCACAAAACCCTTAGAGACTTGAAATTCCGACGAATCCTCTTCTTCGCTCAACTCTTTTACGGCGTCGCCGGATTTCTCGACGTCATCTTCGTCCTTCGTTGGAATTTAGCCTTAAGAATTCCAGATGAGTTATTCGTGGTGATTGAAGAGTGCGTTACTCGAATCGTGACGCGAATCCGATGGACGCCGATGATGGTTCTGAACACTCGACTATGTTCCGTTGGAATCGAAGGGACTTTCTTTGCATTATTGGCTTGTATTGATAGTTTGGGGACGTTGTGCTCGAAATGGAGCGGGGGATTGGTGCTCCATGCGTTTGGAGTAACGAGGAGTGATTTTAGGAACTTGTGGTTGGTGGTTCTGCTTCGAACTGTGTTGAGATTTGTGGTTGTGGGGTTCGTTTTTCTTGTTCCCGATGCGAATCAAACAGACATTTTGATTCCGGGTGATCATACGATGGTTAGAAAGAGTAGTTCGGAAGATGGGGATAACATTCCTCTTGTTTCTATGAAAAGCGAGGGTCGAGATTAG
- the LOC101210664 gene encoding early nodulin-like protein 1, whose product MANFSIALSLFTFLLLFISFSEAREILVGGKSNAWKIPSSQSQSLNQWAETSRFRIGDTLVWDYEDGKDSVLKVTKEDYEACNTENPEQRFEDGKTKVELEKPGPFYFISGAKGHCEQGQKLIVVVVTPRRRFIGISPAPSPAESEGPAVAPSSGAGNLKVGLLAVVVGILGVGVGLV is encoded by the exons ATGGCTAATTTTTCAATAGCTCTGTCTCTCTTCACCTTTCTCCTCCTCTTCATCAGCTTCTCAGAGGCTAGAGAGATTTTAGTCGGAGGCAAATCCAATGCCTGGAAAATCCCTTCTTCTCAATCTCAATCTCTCAATCAATGGGCTGAAACCTCTCGCTTTCGCATTGGCGACACTCTCG TGTGGGATTACGAAGATGGGAAAGATTCGGTACTGAAAGTGACGAAGGAAGATTATGAAGCCTGCAATACCGAAAACCCTGAACAGAGATTCGAAGATGGGAAGACGAAGGTGGAGCTAGAGAAGCCAGGACCATTTTATTTCATCAGTGGGGCAAAGGGTCACTGCGAGCAGGGCCAGAAGCTGATCGTTGTGGTCGTGACACCTCGCCGGAGGTTCATCGGGATCTCACCTGCGCCTTCTCCGGCGGAAAGTGAGGGTCCTGCGGTTGCTCCGTCGAGTGGAGCTGGTAATTTGAAGGTTGGGCTTTTGGCGGTGGTTGTAGGAATTTTGGGTGTTGGTGTTGGTTTGGTTTGA
- the LOC101209274 gene encoding protein RRC1 translates to MSSFSITRKKTPFQKHREEEEAKKKREEDETARLYAEFVESFQGDNAPGSKTFVRGGTINPNEKLKSESEGEKSKDGVSVPKKGSRYVPSFIPPPLASKGKESDKKELEKPKEKEKGKSRNIDHFMEELKHEQELRERRNQDREHWREGRHGEISTPSSRFDELPDDFDPSGKFPGSFDDGDPQTTNLYVGNLSPQVDENFLLRTFGRFGPIASVKIMWPRTEEERRRQRNCGFVAFMNRVDGQAAKDEMQGVVVYGYELKIGWGKSVALPSQALPAPPPGHMAIRSKEGGTVILSGSSGPPVTSVPNQNSELVLTPNIPDITVEPPEDDHLRHVIDTMALYVLDGGCVFEQAIMERGRGNPLFNFLFELGSKEHTYYVWRLYSFAQGDTLQRWRTEPFIMITGSGRWVPPPLPTAKSPELEKESGPTYAAGRSRRMELERTLTDSQRDEFEDMLRALTLERSQIKEAMGFALDNADAAGEIVEVLTESLTLRETPIPTKVARLMLVSDILHNSSAPVKNASAYRTKFEATLPDIIESFNDLYRSITGRITAEALKERVLKLLQVWSDWFLFSDAYVNGLRATFLRLGNSGVIPFHSLCGDAPEIERKANCDDSGDGSKINQDAELAMGKGGAMKELMNLPFGELERRCRHNGLSLVGGREMMVARLLSLEEAEKLSGYELDEDLKYSNSHSGRYSSSSRETKVERGPAETSGWSRFGDDEADFQRMGSVPLAQTLSIPQPELKGFIKSGKNDPVLPASKWAREDDESDSEQKGGTRGLGLSYSSSGSENAGDGPSKADEMEITTELSALMQPDSGLNEEQRQKLRRVEVALIEYRESLEERGIKSTEEIERKVLIYRKQLESEYGLSDSNETASRKKRRDRPDDSHESSRKLHRSQSHSDSPVRKSSNRDRDRENDMDRERERSRDRDREKSGSRERDDHDRDRGKERDRDRRKRGK, encoded by the exons ATGAGTTCATTCTCCATCACTCGGAAGAAGACTCCTTTCCAAAAACacagagaggaagaagaagcaaagaaGAAG AGAGAGGAAGATGAAACTGCTCGATTGTATGCGGAATTTGTGGAGTCATTTCAAGGAGATAATGCACCTGGGTCTAAGACTTTTGTTCGTGGAGGAACTATCAACCCCAACGAGAAATTGAAGAGTGAATCTGAGG GTGAAAAGTCCAAAGATGGGGTATCTGTTCCAAAGAAGGGAAGTAG ATATGTGCCATCTTTCATTCCACCTCCATTGGCATCCAAGGGAAAAGAATCTGACAAGAAG GAGCTGGAAAAGccaaaggagaaagaaaaggggaagtCTAGGAACATTGATCATTTTATGGAGGAGCTGAAGCATGAGCAAGAGCTGAGGGAAAGACGAAATCAAGATCGTGAACATTGGCGGGAAGGACGCCATGGAGAAATCTCAACG CCATCTAGTCGATTTGATGAACTGCCTGACGACTTTGATCCCAGTGGAAAGTTCCCTGGATCATTTGATGATGGAGATCCTCAAACGACTAACCTTTATGTAGGAAATTTATCTCCACAG GTTGATGAGAATTTCCTCCTTCGAACTTTTGGAAGATTTGGACCAATTGCTAGTGTAAAGATAATGTGGCCAAGGACAGAGGAGGAACGAAGACGGCAAAGAAATTGTGGATTTGTAGCTTTCATGAATAGAGTGGATGGACAGGCTGCAAAGGATGAAATGCagg GAGTTGTTGTTTATGGGTATGAGCTGAAAATTGGATGGGGAAAGTCTGTTGCTCTTCCTTCCCAAGCATTACCTGCGCCTCCTCCCGGTCATATGGCCATTAGAAGTAAGGAG GGTGGCACTGTTATCTTATCTGGCTCATCAGGACCGCCAGTCACTTCTGTCCCAAATCAAAATTCTGAACTG GTTCTGACACCCAACATTCCTGATATTACTGTTGAACCACCTGAGGATGATCATCTCCGCCATGTCATCGACACTATGGCTCTTTATGTTCTGGATGGAGGCTGTGTTTTTGAACAAGCTATCATGGAGAGGGGTCGGGGAAATCCTCTCTTCAACTTCTTGTTTGAGCTTGGTTCAAAAGAACATACTTACTATGTTTGGCGACTTTATTCATTTGCTCAG GGGGATACTCTTCAAAGGTGGAGAACTGAACCTTTTATCATGATAACTGGTAGTGGGAG ATGGGTTCCACCACCTCTTCCAACTGCTAAAAGCCCAGAACTTGAGAAGGAGTCTGGTCCCACTTATGCTGCTGGAAGAAGCAGA CGCATGGAGCTTGAAAGAACATTAACTGATTCACAAAGGGATGAGTTTGAGGACATGCTTCGGGCATTGACACTAGAAAGGAGTCAGATAAAGGAAGCAATGGGGTTTGCTTTGGATAATGCTGATGCAGCTGGAGAG ATAGTTGAAGTTCTAACAGAATCTTTAACGCTTAGAGAAACTCCTATTCCAACCAAAGTTGCAAGGTTGATGCTTGTGTCTGATATCCTTCATAACAGTAGTGCTCCTGTAAAGAATGCATCTGCATACCGCACAAAATTTGAAGCAACATTACCCGACATCATTGAGAGCTTCAATGATCTATATCGCAGCATAACAGGGAGAATTACGGCAGAAGCCCTCAAG GAACGAGTACTGAAATTATTGCAAGTGTGGTCCGATTGGTTTCTGTTCTCAGATGCTTATGTCAATGGATTGCGAGCCACGTTTCTTCGCTTAGGAAACTCTGGTGTGATCCCTTTTCATTCATTATGTGGTGATGCCCCTGAGATTGAACGGAAGGCCAATTGTGATGATTCAGGAGATGGGAGTAAAATCAATCAAGATGCTGAATTGGCAATGGGCAAAGGAGGAGCTATGAAGGAGTTAATGAATCTTCCCTTTGGAGAATTGGAAAGACGGTGCAGACATAATGGGTTGTCTCTTGTTGGTGGTAGAGAAATGATGGTTGCACGTTTACTAAGTCTTGAAGAGGCAGAAAAACTGAGTGGATATGAACTTGATGAAGacttaaaatatagtaattcTCATTCTGGAAGATATTCAAGTAGCTCAAGAGAGACTAAAGTTGAACGAGGTCCAGCAGAAACTTCGGGTTGGAGCCGTTTTGGGGACGATGAGGCAGATTTCCAAAGGATGGGTTCTGTGCCTTTGGCTCAAACTCTTTCCATTCCACAGCCTGAACTAAAAGGCTTCATAAAGTCTGGGAAAAATGATCCTGTTTTGCCTGCCTCTAAATGGGCTAGGGAGGATGATGAAAGTGACAGTGAGCAAAAAGGAGGTACTAGGGGTCTCGGCTTAAGTTATTCATCTTCAGGAAGTGAAAATGCAGGTGATGGTCCTAGTAAAGCTGACGAGATGGAGATTACTACGGAGCTAAGTGCCCTTATGCAACCTGATAGTGGGTTGAATGAAGAGCAGAG GCAAAAGTTAAGACGTGTAGAAGTGGCTTTGATCGAATACCGTGAATCCTTAGAAGAACGAGGTATCAAAAGTACAGAGGAAATTGAGAGGAAAGTTTTGATATATCGGAAACAACTAGAATCTGAATACGGACTGTCGGATTCCAATGAGACTGCATCAAGGAAGA
- the LOC101209762 gene encoding enhancer of rudimentary homolog encodes MANRHTILLMQTSHNRATRTFMDYDSISQAMDGICGLYERKLKDLNPAIRNITYDIADLYNFIDGLADMSALVFEHSIQAYLPYDRQWIKQRIFQHLKKLAH; translated from the exons ATG GCTAACAGGCACACCATTCTTCTTATGCAAACGTCACACAACAGGGCAACTAGGACTTTTATGGATTACGATTCAATAAGTCAAGCTATGGATG GTATATGTGGGCTGTATGAAAGGAAGCTTAAGGACTTAAATCCAGCCATCAGAAATATCACTTATGATATTGCTGATCTCtacaatttcattgatggCCTCGCCGATATGAGCGCTCTAGT CTTCGAACATTCAATTCAGGCTTATTTGCCTTATGATCGGCAGTGGATTAAACAAAGGATATTTCAACATCTGAAGAAACTGGCACATTGA
- the LOC101204527 gene encoding probable folate-biopterin transporter 6 isoform X2 has protein sequence MAKEPNSNLSTTTTTTTTNNNKLFSIMLQPFRWLKMLSTELHPSFIAGVILIYGLSHGFSGSYFKVVSDYYWKDVQKLQPSVVQIYIGIYTIPWVMKPIWGLLTDAFPVRGYLRRPYFVISGVVGATAAVGMAVKGGLGVLEALGLLIGISGAMAIADVTIDACIVRNSIEVQWLAQDLQSLCGACSSIGHLIGYSTSGFFVHLLGAQGGSIKQVGVAIRDTCKAIKYPHVWRPSLFMFLCLSLSISTHEGQFYWYTDKKAGPAFSQESVGLIYAVGSAASLIGVLIYHKTLRDLKFRRILFFAQLFYGVAGFLDVIFVLRWNLALRIPDELFVVIEECVTRIVTRIRWTPMMVLNTRLCSVGIEGTFFALLACIDSLGTLCSKWSGGLVLHAFGVTRSDFRNLWLVVLLRTVLRFVVVGFVFLVPDANQTDILIPGDHTMVRKSSSEDGDNIPLVSMKSEGRD, from the exons ATGGCGAAAGAACCAAATTCCAATCTATCCACCActaccaccaccaccaccaccaacaacaacaaactCTTCTCAATCATGTTACAGCCATTCCGGTGGCTTAAAATGCTTTCAACGGAGCTACATCCAAGTTTCATCGCCGGAGTAATCCTCATCTACGGTCTAAGCCACGGCTTCTCCGGCTCTTATTTCAAAGTCGTTTCCGATTACTACTGGAAAGACGTACAAAAGCTACAACCCTCAGTAGTTCAGATCTACATCGGGATATACACGATTCCGTGGGTGATGAAACCAATTTGGGGGTTATTAACGGACGCGTTTCCAGTGAGAGGGTATTTGCGGCGGCCGTATTTCGTGATTTCGGGGGTGGTTGGAGCAACGGCGGCGGTTGGGATGGCAGTGAAAGGGGGATTGGGGGTTTTGGAAGCATTGGGGCTTTTGATTGGGATTTCAGGGGCGATGGCGATTGCGGATGTGACGATTGATGCTTGCATTGTGAGAAATAGCATTGAAGTTCAGTGGTTAGCCCAAGATTTGCAAAGCTTGTGTGGAGCTTGTTCTTCGATTGGGCATTTGATTGGATATTCAACTAGTGGATTTTTTGTTCATCTTCTTGGCGCTCAG GGAGGAAGTATAAAGCAAGTGGGAGTGGCCATAAGAGACACGTGCAAAGCCATCAAATATCCACACGTGTGGAGGCCTTccctttttatgtttttatgcCTTTCTCTTAGCATAAGTACCCACGAGGGACAATTTTATTGGTACACAGACAAGAAAGCTGGACCTGCCTTTTCTCAG GAATCGGTAGGCCTAATTTACGCAGTCGGCTCAGCGGCGTCACTAATTGGAGTACTAATCTACCACAAAACCCTTAGAGACTTGAAATTCCGACGAATCCTCTTCTTCGCTCAACTCTTTTACGGCGTCGCCGGATTTCTCGACGTCATCTTCGTCCTTCGTTGGAATTTAGCCTTAAGAATTCCAGATGAGTTATTCGTGGTGATTGAAGAGTGCGTTACTCGAATCGTGACGCGAATCCGATGGACGCCGATGATGGTTCTGAACACTCGACTATGTTCCGTTGGAATCGAAGGGACTTTCTTTGCATTATTGGCTTGTATTGATAGTTTGGGGACGTTGTGCTCGAAATGGAGCGGGGGATTGGTGCTCCATGCGTTTGGAGTAACGAGGAGTGATTTTAGGAACTTGTGGTTGGTGGTTCTGCTTCGAACTGTGTTGAGATTTGTGGTTGTGGGGTTCGTTTTTCTTGTTCCCGATGCGAATCAAACAGACATTTTGATTCCGGGTGATCATACGATGGTTAGAAAGAGTAGTTCGGAAGATGGGGATAACATTCCTCTTGTTTCTATGAAAAGCGAGGGTCGAGATTAG